In a genomic window of Rhopalosiphum maidis isolate BTI-1 chromosome 4, ASM367621v3, whole genome shotgun sequence:
- the LOC113558491 gene encoding UDP-glucuronosyltransferase 1-7-like has protein sequence MKYITILAILLNFYVNAIKSSNILVFVPSPWKSHIVSFQPLFLELANRGHNVTVVSKFIVKDPPPTYTQLIPSYVFDIDGRSDFLMRERSIDYSFIEDPITRSTILVDTTFMFISDPEVQKFIKYDQSNFDLVIIESFFQECTVALGHKYRAPIISIVPVPPWTSVSQWAKNPSDFSYIKDFMLDGGKSLTFWERFTNSYIGFYSLFVELITYLPKLENMMDTYFQYPGYENRPTMAEMLKNISLSLIDSDVTIFSPRPYVPNFIEVPGIHVQPFKKMHKRLQEFMEKANTGVVYFNFGTILNVTSIPKQSLRSLINVLGRLEQKIVFKWINNDTQQFPNNFYVNSWLPQREILNHPNCKVFITHGGVHSIIETVDAGVPIIGFPVFGDQFQNVKISQENGIGIMSNIFTITEEIFEKDIKHIINDKKFSENVKRMSSIFRDRPMSALDTAVYWVEYVIRHKGAHHLRSAAVDLTWYQYYLLDVIVFLIIIVLFFICILYFITKRIMRLLFNLFKQKTD, from the exons atgaaaTACATTACGATATtggcaattttattaaatttttatgttaacgcGATTAAAAGCTCGAATATACTTGTTTTTGTGCCATCGCCATGGAAAAGTCACATCGTTTCTTTCcaaccattatttttggaattagCAAATCGTGGCCATAATGTTACAGTAGTATCAAAGTTTATAGTTAAAGATCCACCACCGACATATACACAATTGATTCCTTCTTACGTTTTTGATATTGACGGaa ggTCAGATTTCTTAATGCGTGAACGGAGTATAGATTACTCGTTTATCGAAGACCCAATAACACGTAGCACGATACTTGTTGACAcaacatttatgtttatatcagATCCAGAAGTAcagaaatttattaagtatgatcaatcaaattttgatttagtcATTATTGAATCATTCTTTCAAGAGTGTACTGTAGCATTGGGACATAAATACCGAGCGCCAATAATTTCAATCGTACCAGTACCTCCTTGGACAAGTGTATCTCAATGGGCAAAAAATCCTTCagatttttcatacattaagGACTTTATGCTCGATGGTGGAAAGTCCCTGACTTTCTGGGAACGATTCACTAATAGCTATATTGGGTTTTACTCTTTATTTGTCGAACTCATTACATATCTTCCAAAATTGGAAAATATGATGGATACCTATTTCCAATACCCGGGATACGAAAACAGACCTACGATGGCGGAGATGCTAAAAAACATATCGCTTAGTCTAATTGACTCTGATGTAACAATTTTTAGTCCTCGACCCTATGTTCCGAATTTTATTGAAGTACCAGGTATCCACGTTCAACCGTTTAAGAAAATGCATAAG AGACTACAAGAATTTATGGAAAAAGCTAACACGGGTgttgtttatttcaattttggcACTATATTGAATGTGACAAGTATACCTAAACAGTCTTTGCGCAGTTTGATCAATGTATTGGGTCGATTAGAACAGAAGATTGTATTTAAATGGATTAATAATGACACTCAACAATTTCCAAACAACTTTTATGTCAACTCTTGGCTCCCACAAAGAGAAATCCTAA ATCATCCAAattgtaaagtatttattactcATGGAGGAGTCCACAGTATTATCGAAACGGTAGATGCTGGGGTTCCAATTATTGGATTTCCTGTTTTTGGAGATCagtttcaaaatgtaaaaatcagCCAAGAAAATGGGATTGGTATtatgagtaatatttttacaataactgaagagatatttgaaaaagatattaagcatataatcaatgataagaA ATTTTCGGAAAATGTTAAAAGAATGTCTTCCATTTTTCGTGATCGGCCCATGTCAGCTCTCGATACAGCGGTATACTGGGTGGAATACGTAATCAGACATAAAGGTGCTCATCATTTACGTTCTGCAGCAGTTGATTTAACGTGgtaccaatattatttattagacgttattgtatttcttattataatcgtattattttttatatgtattttatattttataactaaacgaATTATGCGATTACTGTTTAATTTGTTCAAACAGAAAACTGATTaa